DNA from Nitriliruptor alkaliphilus DSM 45188:
TCGCCGACGGCGAGGTCGGCAAGGTCGGTGTCGCGATCGACACCGTCGAGGACATGAAGATCCTGTTCGACCAGATCCCACTGGACGAGGTCTCGACCTCGATGACCATCAACGCGCCGGCCAGTCTGCTGCTGCTGATGTACCAGATCGCCGGCGAGGAGCAGGGCGTCGCGCCCGACAAGCTCCGTGGCACGATCCAGAACGACGTGCTCAAGGAGTACATCGCCCGCGGCACCTACATCTTCCCGCCGGCGCCATCGCTGCGGATCATCTCCGACACCTTCGGGTACTGCGCCGAGACCCTGCCGAGCTTCAACACCATCTCCATCTCCGGCTACCACATGGGCGAGGCGGGGGCGACGCCGGTGCAGGAGGTCGCCTTCACCCTCGCCGACGGCATCGCCTACGTGCAGGCCGCCGTCGACGCCGGCCTCGACGTCGACCGGTTCGCGCCGCGCCTGTCGTTCTTCTTCGTGTCGCGCTCGACCTTCCTCGAGGAGGTCGCCAAGTTCCGCGCCGCGCGGCGGATGTGGGCCGCGATCATGCGCGACCGGTTCGGGGCGAAGGACCCGAAGTCGATGATGCTGCGCTTCCACACCCAGACCGCGGGGGTGCAGCTCACCGCCCAGCAACCCGAGGTCAACCTCGTCCGCGTCACGGTCCAGGCGTTGGCGGCCGCCCTCGGGGGGACCCAGTCGTTGCACACCAACAGCTTCGACGAGGCGCTCGCGCTGCCCACCGAGAAGTCGGCGCGCCTGGCGCTGCGCACCCAGCAGGTGCTGGCCTACGAGACCGACGTCACCTCCTCGGTCGACCCGCTGGCCGGCAGCTACCTGATCGAGTCGCTCACCGATCAGATCGAACAGCAGGCCCAGGAGTACCTCGACCGCATCGACGAGATGGGGGGCGCCGTCGCCGCGGTCGAGGAGGGCTACCAGAAGTCCGAGATCGAGCGTGCTGCCTACGAGCTGGCCAAGTCGATCGACTCGGGCGAGCAGGTCGTGGTCGGGGTCAACCGCTTCCAGATGGACGAGGAGGTCGAGCCCGACCTCCAGCGGGTCGAGGAATCGATCCGCCAGGGGCAGATCGATGCGATCGACCGCGTCAAGCGTGAGCGCGACCAGTCGGCGGTCGACGTCGCGCTCGAGGCGGTCCGGGTGGCGGCCGAGGGTCGCGACAACCTCCTGGTCCCGATGGGCGAAGCGCTGCGCCGGCGCGCCACCCTGCAGGAGGTCTGCGATGTCCTGCGTGGCGTCTACGGCGGCTACATCCCCCACGACACCTTCTGATCCCTACCGGTGTCGCACCGCGCCGGTCGATCCGTGCTCCACCAACCGTGGCGGCAGCGACGTAGCCGCCTCGACCTCGTGGCCCTCGAGCTGATGCATCACGAGCCGGACGGCGGTCCGGCCGATCTCGTCCACCGGGATGGTGACGGCGCTGAGCGGGACCTGGCGAGCCATGCTGTCGGGCTCCACGGACAGGACCGACAGATCCTCGGGGACGGAGATCCCGCGGGAGGTGAGCTCCTCTCGGAGCAGCGGCAGCACCGCCTCGTTGTGCACGACGACGGCGGTCAGGTCCGGCAGGGCCGATCGGAGGCCGTCGAGCGCCCGGCGGAGGTCGCCGAAGCTGGCTTCGCAAGGCTGGGTCGCGACCTCGACGTCGAGGGCGGCGCCGGCTCCCAGGAGGCCGCGCAGGAACCGCTCGGCGAAGCCGGTGTGCCGTTCGTAGACCTGAGGCGGCTGACCGACGAGGCCGACCTGGCGGTGGCCGAGTGCGGCCAGGTGTTCCACCCCGATCCGCCCCGCGGCCTCCCAATCGAGGTCGGTGCACACGAGGTCGTCCGGCTCGTCGGGCAGCCCGATCAGGACGGCGGGACGGCCGAGCCCGCGCACCGTCGGGATGCGAGGATCGTCCTCCTCGACGTCCATCAGGATGACGGCGTCCGCCAACGACCCGTTGGCCACACGACGCAACCCGTCGCCGTCCACCTCGCCGGTCAGCAGCAGGACGTCGTGGTCGTGGCTGCGCGCCTCGGTGACGATCGCGGCGGCGAACTCCATCAGGATGGGGACGTGGACGCCGCGGCGCAGCGGCATCACGAGCCCGATGATCTGGGACCGCCGGCTGGCCAGCGCACGAGCCCCCGCGTGCGGTTCGTAGCCGAGCTCGGCGATCGTCTCCTGGATCCGGCGGCGGACCTCCTCGGACACCGATCGCTTGCCGGACAGCGCGTACGAGACGGTGCTCGGCGCGACACCCGCCGCCCGAGCGACGTCGTTGATGGTGACGTGGCCGTGCCGATGCCGTCCCGACCCGCGAGCGGTGGTCACCACGGTCGCCTCCCCAGCGTCGACACCCCGACACCGGGGTCATCGAAGCGTTTCGATGGCAACCTACCGACGGTGGGGGACGAGCGCCAGTGATCGACGCAACTCGCCGTTGACGACCGGCCCGGGGCTCCGTAGAGTCGAAGCGGTTCGAGTCGAAGCGCTTCGACGCCCACCAGCACGGTACGGATCGGTGCGGGTCGGTGCGGGTCGGTGCGGGTCGGGACCCGATGGCTGATCGGGAGCGAAGGCAGACCCGAGGTTGACCGACCGGTCGCCGCGGGAGGAGAGCCGGGCACGGGAGCCCGCCCCGAGCGGCGGATCGCAGCTCGGGACGATGGAGACAGGGAGACGATGATGAAGCTCCGACGGAGGCTGGCCGCGACGCTGGCGATCGGCCTGCTCGCCGCCGCGTGCGGCGGGGGCAGCGATGACCCCGCAGCCAGCGATACCGAGGCGGCCGGGACCGAGGGCGAGGAGCAGGTGCTGCGTCTGTGGCACTACGAGGCACCCACCAGTGCGATGGGCATCGCCTGGGACCGGGCGATGGAGATCCTCGAGGAGGAGAACCCCGGCGTGCGGGTCGAGTTCGAGGAGAAGGGGTTCGAGCAGATCCAGGAGACGGCCAGCATGGTCCTGAACTCGGGTCAAGCGCCGGACATCATGGAGTACAACAAGGGCAACGCGACCGCCGGGCTGCTGGCGAGCCAGGGGCTGCTGACCGACATCACCGCGGAGGTCGAGTCGCGCGGCTGGGACCAGCTCCTGAGCGAGAGCCTGCAGACCACCGCACGCTACGAGGACGGCCAGATGGGGGCCGGCGCGTGGTACGGCATCCCGAACTACGCCGAGTTCGTGCTCTTCTACTACAACCAGGACCTGTTCGATGAGCACGGTGTCGAGGTCCCGACGACGCTCGAGGAGCTCGAAGCGGCGATGCGGACGTTCACGGACGCTGGCGTGACACCGCTCGCCTTCAGCGGCTCGGAGTACCCCGCTCAGCAGTACTGGTACCAGCTCGCCCTCAGCCGCGCCGACCGGTCGCTCGTCGACGCCTACCAGCTCTACGACGGTGAGGTCGACTTCCACGACGACGCCTTCACCTTCGCTGCGGAGCGCCTGACCGACTGGGTCGAGCAGGGCTACATCAGCACCGACGCCACCGGCCTCCCGGCTGAGGACATGGGCCTGTCGTTCATCAGCGGCCAGCAGCCGATGATGCTGAGCGGCACGTGGTGGTACGGCCGGCTGATCAACGAGATCGACGACTTCGAGTGGAGCTCGTTCCTGTTCCCCGGCAGCGACCTGTACCCCGGCTCCAGCGGGAACCTGTGGGTCGTCCCGGAGGGGGCAGCGAACAAGGAGCTCGCCTACGAGTTCATCGACATCACGATGCGCCCAGAGATCCAGAACATCCTCGGCAACGAGGGCGGGCTCCCGGTCGCCGCCGATCCCGAGGCGATCACCGACGACAAGAGCCAGGAGCTCGTCGAGCACTTCAACGTCATCAACGAGAAGGACGGCCTCGCCTTCTACCCGGACTGGCCGGCACCTGGGTTCTACGACACGCTCGTGTCCAACGTGCAGAACCTGGTCTCGGGCCGCAGCTCGGTCGAAGGCTTCCTCGACGCGATCGCCGGTCCGTACGAGGAGCACGTGAGCTCGCTGCGGTAGCCACCCCCTCCGGTCGTCGTGGTGCCGGCCTCTCTCCCGGCACCACGACGACCCACCCCTCGCGGCACAGGCCGACGACGGTGTCAGGAGCCGCCGATGCCAGGACGTCCCGCCCTGCCCTCACCCGCCGTGGACAAGGGCTACCTGCCCTTCCTCATCCCCGGGGCGGTGCTGTTCCTCGTCGTCATCATCGTGCCGCTCGTGATGAACGTCGCGGTGAGCTTCACGAGCTGGAGCGGCGTCGGCGCACCGAGCTGGGTCGGCATCGACAACTACGTCCGGCTCGTCGGCGACAGCACGTTCTGGGCGTCGTTCCGCAACATCATCGCCATGATCGTCGCGATGGCCATCGTGCCGACGCTCATCGGTCTGGCACTCGCGTCGTTGCTGTTCGACTACATCGGCAAGCGGTTCGGTGACCGGCCGGCGAGCGCGCTGCGTGCCGGTTTCTACCTGCCGCAGGTGCTGCCCGTCGCCATCGCCGGCGTCGTGTGGGGCTGGATCCTGCACCCGAGCCACGGTGCCCTGAACATGAGCCTGCGGGCCGTGGGGCTCGAGGGGCTGACCCACAACTGGCTCGGCGACCACTCGACCGCGCTGCTCTCGGTCATGGGCGTCATGATCTGGTTCCAGGTGGGCTACCCCGTCGTGATCTTCATGGCCGGTCTGCAGCGGGTCGATCCACAGCTCTACGAGGCGGCGGAGCTCGATGGCGCCAACTGGTCGCAGCGGTTCCGCTACGTGACCGTCCACGCGATCCGGCCCGAGATCATGGTCGTGCTGCTGACCACGACGATCGCGGCGCTGAAGGTCTTCGGCCCCATCTACGTGCTGACCCGGGGCGGTCCTGGCGACGCCACCACCGTCCCGTCGTACTTCGCCTACCAGAACTTCTTCGAGCGGGCACAGGTGGGCTACGGCGCGGCCATCGCGACGGTCCTGACCGTCATCGTGGTCGCGTTCAGCGCCGTGTTCCTCGGCGCCCAGTCCCGTGCCGACCTGCGGAACGCGGAGTGACATGACCACGACCCCGCTCCGCCCGGCACCCGACGGTGTCGTTCCGCCCGTCGTCAGGACGGCACGGGTCCGACACCGGATCACCCTGCCCTACGTGGTGCTGGCCGTCCTGATCGTGGCCGCGCTGCTGATGCTGGCGCCCTTCGGCCTCGTCGCGCTGAACGCCGTCAAGACCCCGGCGGAGTACTCGAGCGGGGGGCCGTTGGCGTTGCCCGAAGGCATCTCGCTCCAGGGCATCGTCGACTTCTGGCAACGGGTCGGTTTCGGGCAGAAGCTGATCAACAGCACGCTCATCAGCGGCACCGTCGCCATCGCAGCGACCATCCTCTCGCTGCTGAACGCGTTCGTCCTCGGTATCGGCCGGGTCCGCGGGCGCGTGTGGTTCCTGGTGATCTTCATGCTGGCCAACATGCTCCCGCACGAGGCCCTGGCCTACCCGCTGTACTACCTCACGCGCAGCGTCGGCCTGTACGACACCCGCCTGTCGGTGATCATCATCTTCACGGTGATCCAGAGCGCCTTCGGGACCTACCTGTTGTCGTCGGTCCTCACCAAGTTCCCGCGGGAGGTCCTCGAAGCGGCGCGGGTCGATGGCGCCAACAAGTGGCAGCTGCTGTGGCGCGTGGTCGTACCGGTGAGCCGTCCCACCCTGTCGGTCCTGTTCGTCTTCTTCTTCATCTGGACCTGGAACGAGTTCTTCCTGCCGTTGATCTTCCTGATCTCCAACGACAACCAGACGGTGCCGGTCGCGCTCGGCGTCCTCCAAGGCCAGCGGATGATGGACGCGACGATGCAGAGCGCATCCGGCCTGCTCGGCGTGATCCCCGCCATCGTCTTCTTCCTGCTGTTCCAACGCACCCTCACCCGAGGGATCACCGCAGGCGCGGTGAAGTGATGGAGCGGCCTCCCGCGCGAAGGTTCCCGAAGTGAAGTTCAGTGACGGCTACTGGCTGATGCGCCCGGGTGTCGACGCCCGGTTCCCCACGGAGGCCTACGACGTCCGGGTCCAGCCCGGCACGCTCTCCGTCGACGCCCCGACGCACGAGATCCGTCACCGCGGCGACACGCTGAAGGGGCCGGTCCTCACCGTGACGTGCGCCTCGCCGATGGACGACGTCGTGCGGGTGACCATCACCCACCACGCTGGCAGCGTCGAGCGCGGACCGTCGTTCGACCTGCCTCAGGACCGGGCGGACACCCCGGTGCAGGTGGACGACGAGGTGGCGACGCTCACGGCCGGACGGTTGACCGCCCGCGTGCGTCGAGGACGGCCGTGGGGGGGCGTCGAGTTCGAGGTCGACGGGCGCGTCCTGACCGCGAGCCGCCACCGTGCGATGGCCAAGATCGAGACCGACGGGCGCCACCACGTCCGTGAGCAACTCGACCTCGGCGTGGAGACCCACGTCTACGGGCTCGGCGAACGCTTCGGGCCGCTGGTCAAGAACGGTCAGGCTGTCGACATCTGGAACGCGGACGGTGGTACCAGCAGCGACCAGGCCTACAAGAACGTGCCGCTCTACGTCACCGATGGTGGGTACGGGGTGTTCGTCGACCACCCGGGGCACGTGTCCTTCGAGGTCGCCTCGGAGGTCAACTCCCGGGTGTCGTTCAGCGTCGAGGGTCAGACGCTGTCGTACCTGGTGATCCACGGGCCGTCGCCGAAGGAGATCCTGCAGCGCTACACCCAGCTGACGGGACGGCCGGCACTCCCGCCGGCGTGGTCCTTCGGGCTGTGGCTGTCCACCTCGTTCACCACCGACTACGACGAGGCGACGGTCACCAGCTTCATCGATGGGATGGCCGACCGCGACCTGCCGCTCAGCGTCTTCCACTTCGACTGCTTCTGGATGCGCGAGTTCCACTGGTGCGACTTCGAGTGGGACCCCCGGGTCTTCCCCGACCCGAAGGGCATGCTGCAGCGGCTCAAGGATCGGGGCCTGCGCGTCTCGCTGTGGATCAACCCCTACATCGCGCAGCGGTCGCCGCTGTTCGCCGAGGGTGCGGAGGCCGGCTACCTGCTCCGGCGGCCGAACGGTGACGTGTGGCAGTGGGACCTCTGGCAGCCCGGGATGGCGCTGGTGGACTTCACCAACCCCGCAGCACGTGACTGGTACGCGGCCAAGCTCGAGCACCTGCTCGACATGGGGGTCGACGCATTCAAGACCGACTTCGGTGAACGCGTCCCCACGGACGTGGTGTGGCACGACGGCTCGGACCCGGGCCGCATGCACAACTACTACACCCAGCTGTACAACCAGACCGTCTTCGACCTGCTCGAACGCCGACGGGGGGTGGGTGACGCGGTCGTGTTCGCACGGTCGGCCACCGCCGGGGGGCAGCAGTTCCCGGTGCACTGGGGCGGCGATTGCGAGTCGACGTTCGAGTCGATGGCCGAGAGCCTGCGCGGCGGCCTGTCGCTCGGCATGTCCGGGTTCGGGTTCTGGAGCCACGACATCGGTGGCTTCGAAGGCACCCCGGAGCCGGAGCTGTTCAAGCGTTGGATCGCGTTCGGGATGCTGTCGTCGCACAGTCGCCTCCACGGCAGCGGGTCCTACCGCGTGCCGTGGCTGGTCGACGACGAGTCCGTCGACGTCCTCCGGTTCTTCACGATGCTGAAGCTGCGGTTGATGCCCTACCTGTGGCAGACCGCTCAGGAGGCGCACGAGCAGGGCGTCCCGTTGATGCGCCCCATGGTGCTCGAGTTCCCCGACGATCCGGCCTGCACCTACCTCGACCGCCAGTACCTGCTCGGCCCCGACCTGTTGGTCGCGCCGGTCTTCTCCGCCGACGGTGCCGTGAGCTACTACGTGCCGCCCGGGGCGTGGACCTCGCTCCTGACGGGTGACATCATCCACGGACCAGGGTGGCGGCGCGAGCGCCACGACGTGTGCAGCGTGCCCCTGCTCGTGCGGCCCGGTGCGATCCTCGCCACCAGCGACCGTGACGACCGTCCCGATCACGATCTGCGGGACGGCGTGACGTTGCAGGTCCACGGGCTCCGCGACGGCGCCGAGCAGGTCCTCACGGTGCCGGCGATCGACGGCACGGAAGCCGCCCGGTTCACGCTCGCCCGCGACGGTGACCGGGTGTCGGTCCGCGCGTCCGGAGGGGTCGGGCGGTGGAAGGTGCAGTTCGTCGGCGTGTCCGACCTCGAGTCGGGTTCCGAGGTGGCACGCGCCGACCTGGGTTCCACGCTGGACGGGGGAGTCGGCGCGGGGGAGGTCGCCGCGACGATCCGGCCTGACGGCGATCCACGCTGGTGAGCTGACGGAGGGAGAGAACCACGAGCGATCCGGTCGGGCGCGGTATCGAAGCGCTTCGACCACTGCTTCGACACTGGGAGATGAACGTCAGGTACGACCAGATCGATAGGGAGAACCACGCGATGCGTACCACCGCAGTGACCAGATCGACCCGCCCCCTCGAGCACACCAGGTTCCTGGCGCTGCTCACCGCCCTGCTGCTGGCCATCGGGCTGGTCGGGGTGTCGAGCGCCTCGGCCGAGCCCGAGGACCATCCGTTCCGCGACCCCGGCCTACCGCTCGACGAGCGGATCGAGGATCTGCTGTCGCGGCTCACGCTGGACGAGAAGCTGTCCCTCCTGCACCAGTCCCAACAGCCGATCGAACGCCTCGGCATCCCCTACTTCAAGGCCGGATCCGAGGCGCTCCACGGCGTGGCCTGGTCGAACCACCGCGACCAGGGCTGGGGCCAGGTGCTCGCGCGGCGTGCCACGGTCTTCCCCCAGGCGGTCGGCCTGGCCAGCACCTGGAACCCCGAGCTGATCGAACAGGTCGGCTCGGTCGTGGGCGACGAGCTGCGCGGCCACCACGCGATCGACCCGGTCCTCTGGGGCTTGCAGGTGTGGGCGCCGGTCGTCGACCTGCTGCGCGATCCCCGGTGGGGTCGCAACGAGGAGGGCTACTCCGAGGACCCCCTGCTGACCAGCGCGATGGCGACGGCGTACGGCAGCGGGCTGTCCGGTGACGACCCCGACTACCTCAAGGTCGCGCCCGTGCTGAAGCACTTCTACGGCTACAACAACGAAGCGGACCGCAGCCTGTCCTCGTCCGACCTGCGCCCGCGTGTGAAGCACGAGTACGCGTTCGCGGCCTTCAAGCCGGTCATCGAGGCCGACGCGGCCACCGGCATCATGGCGTCGTACAACCTCGTCAACGGCCGGCCCACCCACGTGGATCCGGCGATCGACGAGGAGGTCCGGTCCTGGACCGACCGGACGCTCTTCAACGTCAGCGACGCGTGGGGACCTCGATCGCTGGTCGAGGCGCAGGGCTACTTCGACGA
Protein-coding regions in this window:
- a CDS encoding acyl-CoA mutase large subunit family protein; its protein translation is MPDQPTTVSGFPFEPVYGPEHLDGFDPAASLGAPGEFPYTRGPYPNMYRGRPWTMRQYAGFSTAEESNRRYRYLLAQGTTGLSVAFDLPTQMGYDSAASIADGEVGKVGVAIDTVEDMKILFDQIPLDEVSTSMTINAPASLLLLMYQIAGEEQGVAPDKLRGTIQNDVLKEYIARGTYIFPPAPSLRIISDTFGYCAETLPSFNTISISGYHMGEAGATPVQEVAFTLADGIAYVQAAVDAGLDVDRFAPRLSFFFVSRSTFLEEVAKFRAARRMWAAIMRDRFGAKDPKSMMLRFHTQTAGVQLTAQQPEVNLVRVTVQALAAALGGTQSLHTNSFDEALALPTEKSARLALRTQQVLAYETDVTSSVDPLAGSYLIESLTDQIEQQAQEYLDRIDEMGGAVAAVEEGYQKSEIERAAYELAKSIDSGEQVVVGVNRFQMDEEVEPDLQRVEESIRQGQIDAIDRVKRERDQSAVDVALEAVRVAAEGRDNLLVPMGEALRRRATLQEVCDVLRGVYGGYIPHDTF
- a CDS encoding LacI family DNA-binding transcriptional regulator gives rise to the protein MVTTARGSGRHRHGHVTINDVARAAGVAPSTVSYALSGKRSVSEEVRRRIQETIAELGYEPHAGARALASRRSQIIGLVMPLRRGVHVPILMEFAAAIVTEARSHDHDVLLLTGEVDGDGLRRVANGSLADAVILMDVEEDDPRIPTVRGLGRPAVLIGLPDEPDDLVCTDLDWEAAGRIGVEHLAALGHRQVGLVGQPPQVYERHTGFAERFLRGLLGAGAALDVEVATQPCEASFGDLRRALDGLRSALPDLTAVVVHNEAVLPLLREELTSRGISVPEDLSVLSVEPDSMARQVPLSAVTIPVDEIGRTAVRLVMHQLEGHEVEAATSLPPRLVEHGSTGAVRHR
- a CDS encoding extracellular solute-binding protein; the protein is MKLRRRLAATLAIGLLAAACGGGSDDPAASDTEAAGTEGEEQVLRLWHYEAPTSAMGIAWDRAMEILEEENPGVRVEFEEKGFEQIQETASMVLNSGQAPDIMEYNKGNATAGLLASQGLLTDITAEVESRGWDQLLSESLQTTARYEDGQMGAGAWYGIPNYAEFVLFYYNQDLFDEHGVEVPTTLEELEAAMRTFTDAGVTPLAFSGSEYPAQQYWYQLALSRADRSLVDAYQLYDGEVDFHDDAFTFAAERLTDWVEQGYISTDATGLPAEDMGLSFISGQQPMMLSGTWWYGRLINEIDDFEWSSFLFPGSDLYPGSSGNLWVVPEGAANKELAYEFIDITMRPEIQNILGNEGGLPVAADPEAITDDKSQELVEHFNVINEKDGLAFYPDWPAPGFYDTLVSNVQNLVSGRSSVEGFLDAIAGPYEEHVSSLR
- a CDS encoding carbohydrate ABC transporter permease, whose amino-acid sequence is MPGRPALPSPAVDKGYLPFLIPGAVLFLVVIIVPLVMNVAVSFTSWSGVGAPSWVGIDNYVRLVGDSTFWASFRNIIAMIVAMAIVPTLIGLALASLLFDYIGKRFGDRPASALRAGFYLPQVLPVAIAGVVWGWILHPSHGALNMSLRAVGLEGLTHNWLGDHSTALLSVMGVMIWFQVGYPVVIFMAGLQRVDPQLYEAAELDGANWSQRFRYVTVHAIRPEIMVVLLTTTIAALKVFGPIYVLTRGGPGDATTVPSYFAYQNFFERAQVGYGAAIATVLTVIVVAFSAVFLGAQSRADLRNAE
- a CDS encoding ABC transporter permease subunit is translated as MLAPFGLVALNAVKTPAEYSSGGPLALPEGISLQGIVDFWQRVGFGQKLINSTLISGTVAIAATILSLLNAFVLGIGRVRGRVWFLVIFMLANMLPHEALAYPLYYLTRSVGLYDTRLSVIIIFTVIQSAFGTYLLSSVLTKFPREVLEAARVDGANKWQLLWRVVVPVSRPTLSVLFVFFFIWTWNEFFLPLIFLISNDNQTVPVALGVLQGQRMMDATMQSASGLLGVIPAIVFFLLFQRTLTRGITAGAVK
- the yicI gene encoding alpha-xylosidase, with the protein product MKFSDGYWLMRPGVDARFPTEAYDVRVQPGTLSVDAPTHEIRHRGDTLKGPVLTVTCASPMDDVVRVTITHHAGSVERGPSFDLPQDRADTPVQVDDEVATLTAGRLTARVRRGRPWGGVEFEVDGRVLTASRHRAMAKIETDGRHHVREQLDLGVETHVYGLGERFGPLVKNGQAVDIWNADGGTSSDQAYKNVPLYVTDGGYGVFVDHPGHVSFEVASEVNSRVSFSVEGQTLSYLVIHGPSPKEILQRYTQLTGRPALPPAWSFGLWLSTSFTTDYDEATVTSFIDGMADRDLPLSVFHFDCFWMREFHWCDFEWDPRVFPDPKGMLQRLKDRGLRVSLWINPYIAQRSPLFAEGAEAGYLLRRPNGDVWQWDLWQPGMALVDFTNPAARDWYAAKLEHLLDMGVDAFKTDFGERVPTDVVWHDGSDPGRMHNYYTQLYNQTVFDLLERRRGVGDAVVFARSATAGGQQFPVHWGGDCESTFESMAESLRGGLSLGMSGFGFWSHDIGGFEGTPEPELFKRWIAFGMLSSHSRLHGSGSYRVPWLVDDESVDVLRFFTMLKLRLMPYLWQTAQEAHEQGVPLMRPMVLEFPDDPACTYLDRQYLLGPDLLVAPVFSADGAVSYYVPPGAWTSLLTGDIIHGPGWRRERHDVCSVPLLVRPGAILATSDRDDRPDHDLRDGVTLQVHGLRDGAEQVLTVPAIDGTEAARFTLARDGDRVSVRASGGVGRWKVQFVGVSDLESGSEVARADLGSTLDGGVGAGEVAATIRPDGDPRW